Proteins encoded within one genomic window of Acidobacteriota bacterium:
- a CDS encoding DUF1887 family protein: protein MPANPIPDNLRSDHLFLLVGANALPNWVAAKLLLNEDGHVYLIYTDAVKDEAAKRLRRVLQKEGFKVSEGDDILTREADAHEIARALKTSLDTLKGKSVGLNYTGGTKMMAVHAHREFSKVFRDKAVFSYLDAGSLKMKFDDGNEYAVGTAVQITPETLLKLHDDFEEGKMPYEKEVKSQNAAAALSQVNSHRAGVETWRKTWLNLKEEFPTRQDFLAQLNLIEGELPNKQQPDARAHNKIIAGYDALLLALQVNAGNSLEAIATANDFGTKEKLVNWLKGNWLEHHTLSQLRQIADTAQLNPQGTILNLIARNDEDRLTESDVLALRGYQLFYFSCFAGNDRKVAKLKLLEAVVRAAQLGGDEARVALVSCVEQGKVTALGNEVEKEWENKVRVRVFGNEDLETLAHKLKRWFDQADSK, encoded by the coding sequence ATGCCAGCGAATCCTATTCCAGATAACCTTCGCAGCGATCATCTGTTTTTACTGGTCGGCGCGAATGCACTGCCCAACTGGGTGGCAGCGAAGCTGCTTTTGAATGAAGACGGGCATGTCTATTTGATTTATACGGACGCGGTGAAAGACGAGGCGGCTAAACGGTTACGACGTGTTCTGCAAAAGGAAGGATTCAAGGTGAGTGAAGGCGATGACATCCTTACCCGCGAAGCCGATGCCCATGAAATTGCCCGCGCACTCAAAACGTCGCTCGACACGCTTAAAGGCAAGAGCGTAGGATTGAACTATACCGGCGGCACCAAAATGATGGCGGTTCACGCGCATCGAGAGTTTTCTAAAGTGTTTCGGGACAAAGCGGTCTTCAGCTATCTCGATGCAGGAAGCCTTAAGATGAAGTTTGACGATGGCAACGAATATGCCGTTGGCACAGCAGTGCAAATCACGCCGGAAACGTTACTGAAACTGCACGATGATTTCGAAGAAGGCAAGATGCCCTATGAAAAGGAAGTCAAAAGTCAGAACGCTGCCGCCGCACTCAGTCAGGTAAATTCCCATCGCGCTGGCGTCGAGACGTGGCGCAAGACCTGGCTCAATCTGAAAGAGGAATTTCCTACCCGCCAGGATTTTCTCGCCCAATTGAACCTTATCGAGGGCGAGCTTCCAAACAAACAGCAGCCGGATGCCCGCGCCCATAACAAAATCATCGCGGGGTATGACGCACTTCTTTTGGCGCTACAGGTCAATGCGGGCAATTCATTGGAGGCCATTGCTACAGCGAACGACTTTGGCACTAAAGAAAAGCTGGTCAATTGGTTGAAAGGCAATTGGCTCGAACATCACACGCTGAGCCAGCTTCGCCAAATCGCTGACACCGCTCAACTCAATCCGCAAGGCACAATACTCAACCTGATTGCTCGCAATGACGAAGACCGTTTGACTGAGTCGGACGTGCTTGCTTTGCGTGGCTATCAGCTTTTCTATTTTTCCTGCTTTGCCGGGAATGACCGCAAGGTGGCGAAATTGAAACTGCTGGAAGCAGTTGTCCGCGCGGCGCAACTAGGGGGAGATGAAGCGCGTGTTGCACTGGTAAGTTGTGTCGAGCAAGGCAAAGTGACCGCACTTGGCAATGAAGTCGAAAAAGAATGGGAAAATAAAGTGCGCGTCAGAGTATTCGGCAACGAAGACCTGGAAACGCTGGCGCATAAGTTGAAACGTTGGTTTGATCAGGCAGATAGCAAATAG
- a CDS encoding DUF4287 domain-containing protein, which translates to MSKARPQTRYSVHPGIAMVQKWIETLPAKTGRSLAEWLTFIDRAGPATEQERRDWLKNEFKLGTNTAGWLAERSLDKGAEEDTPEGYLQMAEQYVEAMFSGAKAGLRPLYEELLSFCLNFAPDIKASPGKTIVPLYRHHVIAQLKPATRTRLDFGFALGGLKGAGRLLETGGFAKKDRITHRIEIKTLADIDAEVKDWFKRAYELDA; encoded by the coding sequence ATGAGCAAAGCCCGCCCACAAACCCGCTACAGCGTTCACCCCGGCATCGCGATGGTGCAAAAATGGATCGAGACTTTGCCCGCCAAAACGGGCCGTTCGCTCGCTGAATGGCTCACATTTATCGACCGCGCAGGCCCCGCCACCGAACAGGAGCGCCGTGACTGGCTCAAGAACGAATTTAAGTTGGGCACCAACACCGCTGGGTGGCTGGCCGAACGCTCGCTCGACAAAGGCGCGGAAGAGGACACGCCCGAAGGCTACCTGCAAATGGCTGAGCAATATGTCGAAGCCATGTTCTCCGGCGCCAAAGCCGGTTTGCGTCCGCTGTACGAAGAGTTGTTGAGCTTCTGTTTGAATTTTGCGCCGGACATCAAAGCCAGCCCTGGCAAAACCATCGTCCCGCTCTATCGCCATCACGTCATCGCTCAACTCAAACCCGCCACCCGCACCCGCCTGGATTTCGGCTTCGCCCTGGGCGGACTCAAAGGCGCAGGCCGCCTGCTTGAGACCGGCGGCTTCGCTAAGAAAGACCGCATTACTCATCGCATCGAAATCAAAACGCTGGCCGACATTGATGCTGAGGTCAAAGACTGGTTCAAACGCGCTTATGAGTTGGACGCTTAG
- a CDS encoding VOC family protein yields the protein MKGPLLLLIVVGYIAVAVYSVGKTGSSKASLKTSVAPASASLNRVTLATNNMAAMVRFYNEVFGAGLESAPPSGASTTACQQGNLAGINLLLCPNQSARVKAPQNRHQLRFAVTDIEAAVQTVQTAGGKVDGKVTERHGEKLIAVRDLDGNTIEFTQTSK from the coding sequence ATGAAAGGGCCATTGCTTTTATTGATCGTGGTTGGTTACATTGCCGTCGCCGTCTATTCCGTCGGCAAAACCGGCAGCAGCAAAGCTTCCTTGAAAACATCGGTGGCACCCGCGTCCGCGTCATTGAATCGCGTCACGCTGGCGACGAACAACATGGCCGCGATGGTGCGCTTTTACAACGAAGTCTTTGGCGCAGGACTGGAATCCGCGCCGCCATCCGGCGCAAGCACAACCGCGTGCCAGCAAGGCAATTTAGCTGGAATCAATTTACTGCTCTGCCCCAATCAAAGCGCGCGCGTCAAAGCTCCGCAAAATCGTCACCAGTTGCGCTTCGCCGTCACTGACATCGAAGCCGCCGTGCAAACAGTGCAAACCGCAGGCGGCAAAGTAGACGGCAAAGTCACCGAGCGGCACGGCGAAAAGCTGATTGCCGTGCGCGACCTCGATGGCAACACCATCGAGTTCACCCAAACAAGCAAATGA
- a CDS encoding VOC family protein, translating into MAEITRHFPGTFCWVELSTADASASNRFYSEMFGWRRSYMPMEDGSFYTMLQLDGRDVGALHEAFDETLDDEMSASWRLYIATDNVDKSVQQALALGGELLSPPQDVSDVGRVAVMQDPTGAIFALWQARNHIGAEVVNQSGALSWQELVTTDCETAKSFYSGLFGWQAQTRAVGARAYTTFKPKKSTQESGGMQPLSESLGDNGSQWLAYFAVEDFERSLRKAQMLGAKVKTAPSELPSMGRCAVLEDPQGALFSIVSTPQQSYWALRAAA; encoded by the coding sequence ATGGCAGAGATCACCAGACATTTTCCCGGCACGTTTTGCTGGGTCGAGTTGAGCACGGCGGATGCTTCGGCTTCCAACCGGTTTTATAGCGAAATGTTCGGTTGGCGGCGCAGCTATATGCCGATGGAAGACGGCAGCTTTTATACGATGCTGCAACTGGATGGCCGCGACGTGGGCGCATTGCATGAGGCCTTTGATGAAACGCTGGACGACGAAATGTCCGCCAGTTGGCGTTTATACATCGCCACCGACAACGTAGATAAAAGCGTGCAGCAAGCCCTGGCCTTGGGCGGTGAATTGCTTTCGCCGCCACAGGACGTGAGCGATGTCGGGCGCGTGGCCGTGATGCAAGACCCTACGGGCGCCATCTTCGCCCTGTGGCAGGCGCGCAATCACATCGGCGCCGAAGTCGTCAATCAATCCGGCGCGCTCTCCTGGCAGGAATTGGTGACGACCGATTGCGAGACGGCCAAAAGCTTTTACAGCGGCCTCTTTGGCTGGCAAGCCCAAACGCGCGCTGTCGGAGCGCGCGCCTACACGACTTTCAAACCCAAAAAGAGCACGCAGGAATCGGGCGGTATGCAGCCGCTGAGCGAGTCGTTGGGCGACAACGGTTCGCAATGGCTCGCCTATTTTGCCGTCGAAGATTTTGAGCGCAGTTTGCGCAAAGCGCAGATGCTGGGCGCGAAGGTCAAAACCGCGCCGAGCGAGTTGCCCAGCATGGGGCGCTGCGCGGTGTTGGAAGACCCACAAGGCGCGCTCTTTTCCATCGTGAGCACGCCGCAGCAAAGCTATTGGGCCTTGCGGGCGGCGGCCTGA
- a CDS encoding SUMF1/EgtB/PvdO family nonheme iron enzyme has product MFCKRCGLDRDRALQLTLAAAGKTSAFNAGVTREVVADASAPRCNYCGAETTPHSHFCENCGMRQSPSANGAPVQTQSTPVAPPISKVDVLATTIEEDEPLISVKDLFGATVVNLEQQIRKSNPTYEPTPPVEPQLETENTRVTGERAVEKKRVTTQFPPPPGDSVSSGAAGAQLKTLRQALGEDASTHKIASQMDAIPTALRQPSVETQRIGQRTRWATWMVMFAMALLAFLLTAVWQTSRQPRSPGIVSTPSPEATASVQSQASPETNAQVPADMVYVPGGLFEMGRTDGDDYEKPAHFVAVKAFYLDRTEVTNEQYKAFVDATGRAAPQHWRGNQPPAGEAKHPVVNVSWNDAVAYAEWVGKRLPTEEEWEFAARGTDGRLYPWGAEWHQDFANTAESGTSKIVEVGRYPGGASPFGALDLCGNVWEWTASELRSYQTQEAIASDQQVARKVIRGGAYDVRNDRATTTYRGVVQADKVYPKTGFRCVRDVQ; this is encoded by the coding sequence TTGTTCTGTAAACGTTGCGGCTTAGATCGTGACCGGGCGCTGCAATTGACACTCGCCGCCGCAGGTAAGACTTCGGCCTTCAATGCCGGTGTCACGCGTGAGGTAGTGGCGGATGCGAGCGCCCCGCGTTGCAACTATTGCGGCGCAGAAACCACTCCGCATTCGCATTTTTGCGAGAACTGCGGCATGCGCCAGTCGCCCAGCGCCAATGGCGCTCCGGTGCAAACGCAATCCACACCGGTTGCCCCGCCCATTTCCAAGGTCGATGTATTGGCCACCACCATCGAAGAAGACGAGCCGCTCATCTCTGTCAAAGACCTTTTCGGCGCCACGGTCGTCAACCTCGAGCAGCAAATTCGCAAAAGCAACCCGACTTATGAACCAACGCCACCTGTTGAGCCGCAGCTTGAAACAGAAAACACTCGCGTGACAGGCGAGCGCGCGGTGGAAAAGAAACGTGTCACCACGCAATTCCCTCCTCCCCCCGGCGACTCTGTAAGCAGTGGTGCGGCTGGCGCGCAACTAAAAACTTTGCGGCAAGCCCTGGGCGAGGATGCTTCAACGCATAAAATTGCCAGCCAAATGGACGCCATACCAACTGCACTCCGTCAGCCTTCAGTGGAAACCCAACGCATAGGCCAACGCACGCGCTGGGCGACCTGGATGGTGATGTTTGCGATGGCGTTGCTGGCGTTTTTGCTCACGGCAGTCTGGCAAACTTCGCGGCAGCCCCGGTCGCCGGGGATTGTTTCAACGCCTTCGCCTGAAGCCACTGCTTCAGTGCAATCACAAGCCTCGCCGGAAACAAACGCTCAGGTGCCCGCGGACATGGTCTATGTTCCCGGCGGTTTGTTCGAGATGGGACGCACGGATGGCGATGATTATGAAAAGCCAGCACATTTCGTGGCCGTGAAGGCTTTTTACCTAGACCGCACCGAGGTCACCAATGAACAATATAAAGCTTTCGTAGACGCCACCGGACGCGCGGCGCCGCAACATTGGCGTGGCAACCAACCGCCCGCCGGCGAGGCCAAACATCCCGTCGTCAATGTTTCCTGGAACGACGCAGTGGCCTATGCCGAATGGGTCGGCAAACGTTTGCCGACCGAAGAGGAATGGGAATTTGCGGCGCGTGGCACCGATGGCCGCCTATATCCGTGGGGCGCGGAATGGCACCAGGATTTCGCCAACACCGCCGAGAGCGGGACGAGCAAGATTGTCGAAGTGGGCCGTTATCCCGGCGGCGCTAGCCCATTTGGCGCGCTCGATCTGTGCGGCAATGTCTGGGAATGGACGGCCAGCGAGTTGCGCTCATACCAAACACAGGAGGCCATCGCTTCCGATCAACAGGTCGCGCGCAAGGTGATCCGCGGCGGTGCCTATGACGTGCGCAACGACCGCGCCACCACCACGTATCGCGGCGTCGTGCAAGCCGACAAGGTCTATCCTAAAACGGGCTTCCGCTGCGTGCGCGATGTCCAGTAA
- a CDS encoding SUMF1/EgtB/PvdO family nonheme iron enzyme: MKALAPFVIFLLLFLNSLCLAAQDPTGRDLPPKPAPAKTPPKTTKPAPPKPKPAATKTAPAKTAPAKPRSSPVATARLLVTGIPNSAVELDGQTRGIIGRDGKLALNAVALGEHQLRVNADGYEAWTGAVEIKAPTTNFAVAQKKKALTGKLAIQVNQPGTEVFIDERLSVKSIAGQQISVDGLLPGDHRVRAVKAGFRDWRNVVKVTAGEATQVEIVLVPNLTPEMVRVPGGEFVMGEDSGPRDAKPAHPVTLSEFEISRREISNRSYKLFVTATNHPAPNPQLSGWQGANYPAAQADNPVAGISWEDATAFCHWLTQQTGARYRLPTEAEWEKAARTVSNAYQSVGLVYEWCQDWYDPNYYKRREKVNPPGPAQPPKLKKSKEGPQRVVRGGVASRTGSRLTPYERNYYFPAQGRADIGFRVVREVKP; the protein is encoded by the coding sequence ATGAAAGCGTTAGCCCCCTTCGTAATCTTTCTGCTCCTGTTTCTGAATAGCCTCTGTTTGGCGGCGCAAGACCCGACTGGACGGGATCTGCCGCCGAAGCCCGCGCCCGCCAAAACGCCGCCCAAAACAACCAAGCCCGCGCCGCCCAAGCCTAAACCCGCCGCCACCAAAACCGCACCGGCCAAAACCGCCCCAGCCAAACCGCGTTCGTCGCCCGTGGCCACAGCGCGTTTGCTGGTTACCGGCATTCCCAATTCGGCGGTTGAACTCGATGGTCAGACGCGCGGCATCATCGGCAGGGACGGTAAGCTCGCGCTCAATGCCGTCGCGCTGGGCGAACATCAGTTACGTGTGAACGCGGACGGATACGAAGCGTGGACGGGCGCGGTGGAAATCAAAGCCCCGACGACAAATTTTGCTGTCGCGCAGAAAAAGAAAGCCTTGACTGGCAAACTCGCCATTCAGGTCAATCAGCCAGGCACTGAGGTTTTCATTGACGAACGGCTCAGCGTCAAAAGCATCGCGGGCCAGCAGATTTCGGTGGATGGGCTGTTGCCGGGTGATCATCGCGTGCGGGCCGTTAAAGCCGGGTTCCGCGACTGGCGCAACGTCGTCAAGGTGACGGCGGGCGAGGCCACACAGGTGGAAATTGTGCTGGTGCCAAACCTCACTCCTGAAATGGTGCGTGTGCCCGGTGGTGAGTTTGTAATGGGCGAAGACAGCGGCCCGCGAGATGCCAAACCCGCCCATCCGGTCACGCTCAGCGAATTTGAAATCTCACGACGCGAGATCAGTAATCGCAGCTATAAACTATTCGTCACGGCGACCAATCATCCCGCACCCAACCCGCAACTTTCCGGCTGGCAAGGCGCAAACTATCCTGCCGCACAGGCAGACAATCCCGTCGCGGGCATCAGTTGGGAAGATGCCACCGCCTTTTGCCATTGGTTGACGCAGCAAACCGGTGCGCGTTACCGACTGCCCACCGAAGCCGAATGGGAAAAGGCGGCGCGCACTGTCAGCAATGCCTATCAATCGGTCGGCTTAGTTTATGAATGGTGTCAGGATTGGTACGACCCCAACTATTACAAGCGCCGCGAGAAGGTCAATCCGCCCGGTCCGGCTCAACCGCCCAAACTCAAGAAGTCCAAAGAAGGCCCGCAGCGTGTCGTGCGCGGCGGCGTGGCATCACGCACGGGCAGCCGCTTGACGCCTTACGAACGCAACTACTACTTCCCTGCCCAGGGCCGCGCCGACATTGGCTTTCGCGTCGTGCGCGAGGTCAAGCCCTAA
- a CDS encoding FAD-dependent oxidoreductase, giving the protein MSAAKTRILIVGGGVGGCAAALAAAEMAVEHSLHVTLTEAGEWLGGQLTAQAVPPDEHGWIEGFGCTASYRRWRNRVRGYYRRNYPLSAAARAARFLNPGNGWVSPLCHEPRVALAALEEMFAPLVSRGVLTILRGHKAVAVDADGDRVRAVRLRDLRAGRECVIEADYVLDATELGDLLPLAGAEYVTGFESQAMTGEPSAPTEYQPSNVQAFSLCFALSHYAGEDHTIERPANYEFWRDFVPPLAPAWPGPLLAWTITHPRLMTPLTYHFTPHQEANQVFAGLWTYRRILDRDNFAPPFASDICLVNWPQTDYLLGDLCTSSEAEQARHLAAAREQSLSLVYWLQTAAPRSDGGVGWPGLKLRGEVTGSADGLAQAAYIRESRRIRAEFTIIEQHVGAALRPGQTLAERYHDTVGIGYYRIDLHPSSGGNNYLDVGSLPFQIPLGALIPQRLENLLPACKNIGTTHITNGCYRLHPVEWNIGEVAGRLAAHCLLQQITPRAVRNEADKLAEFQTLLVKHGVELAWPDDLVLAEGDPHIHAR; this is encoded by the coding sequence GTGAGCGCAGCGAAGACCAGGATTCTGATCGTAGGCGGCGGCGTGGGCGGTTGTGCCGCCGCGCTGGCTGCCGCTGAAATGGCGGTCGAACACAGCTTGCACGTGACCTTAACCGAAGCGGGCGAATGGTTAGGCGGACAACTGACCGCACAAGCCGTGCCGCCCGATGAGCACGGCTGGATCGAGGGCTTTGGCTGCACGGCCAGCTATCGCCGCTGGCGCAATCGCGTGCGCGGTTATTATCGCCGCAACTATCCGTTGAGCGCGGCGGCACGGGCGGCGCGTTTTTTGAATCCAGGCAACGGTTGGGTCTCGCCACTCTGTCACGAACCGCGTGTGGCGCTGGCCGCGTTAGAAGAAATGTTCGCGCCGCTGGTCAGCCGGGGTGTGTTGACGATTTTGCGCGGGCACAAGGCCGTTGCGGTGGACGCGGACGGTGACCGCGTGCGCGCCGTGCGCTTGCGCGATCTGCGCGCTGGCAGGGAATGCGTGATCGAAGCGGATTATGTTTTGGACGCGACCGAATTGGGCGATCTGCTGCCGCTGGCGGGCGCGGAATACGTCACCGGGTTTGAGTCACAAGCCATGACCGGCGAGCCGAGCGCGCCGACTGAATATCAGCCCAGCAATGTGCAGGCGTTTTCGCTTTGCTTCGCGCTCAGCCACTACGCGGGCGAAGACCACACGATTGAACGGCCCGCCAATTATGAATTCTGGCGCGACTTCGTGCCGCCGCTCGCGCCCGCGTGGCCGGGGCCGTTGCTCGCGTGGACGATCACGCATCCACGTTTGATGACGCCACTGACCTATCATTTCACCCCGCACCAGGAAGCCAACCAAGTCTTCGCCGGATTGTGGACGTATCGCCGCATCCTCGACCGCGACAACTTCGCGCCGCCCTTTGCCAGCGACATCTGTCTGGTCAATTGGCCGCAGACCGATTATCTGCTGGGCGATTTGTGCACCAGCAGCGAAGCCGAACAAGCGCGGCATCTGGCCGCCGCGCGCGAGCAAAGTTTGTCGTTGGTGTACTGGTTGCAAACCGCCGCGCCACGTTCTGATGGCGGTGTGGGCTGGCCCGGCTTGAAACTGCGCGGCGAGGTGACGGGTTCGGCGGATGGCCTGGCGCAGGCGGCTTACATACGCGAGTCGCGGCGCATCCGGGCCGAGTTCACGATTATCGAACAGCATGTGGGCGCGGCGTTGCGGCCCGGTCAAACGTTGGCCGAGCGCTATCACGATACGGTCGGCATTGGCTATTACCGCATTGATCTGCATCCCAGTTCGGGCGGGAACAATTACCTTGATGTCGGCTCGTTGCCATTTCAAATTCCGCTGGGCGCCTTGATTCCGCAACGGCTGGAGAACTTGCTACCCGCGTGCAAGAACATCGGCACGACGCACATCACCAACGGCTGTTACCGCTTGCATCCGGTTGAATGGAACATCGGGGAAGTGGCGGGGCGCTTGGCGGCGCATTGTCTGTTGCAACAGATCACGCCGCGCGCCGTGCGCAATGAGGCGGACAAGTTGGCGGAGTTTCAAACGCTGCTGGTCAAGCACGGCGTCGAATTGGCCTGGCCGGACGATTTGGTGCTGGCGGAAGGCGACCCGCACATTCACGCGCGCTGA